One part of the Sphingobium yanoikuyae genome encodes these proteins:
- the odhB gene encoding 2-oxoglutarate dehydrogenase complex dihydrolipoyllysine-residue succinyltransferase: protein MATEVKVPTLGESVTEATVGQWLKKPGEAVKADEPIVSLETDKVAVDVPSPVAGVMGDLVAKEGDTVEVGALLAYVNEGGAAAAAPAAAAAPAAKAEAAAPAPAASAPAASDDEEGGSLTLSPAVRRLVLEHGLDPSKIKGTGKDGRLTKDDVMAAVAAGTAKAAAATPASAPAADAPAAGPSRKQERVKMTRLRQTVAKRLKEAQNNAALLTTYNDVDMTNVIEARAKYKDLFEKKHGVRLGFMGFFTKAVCMALKDIPGVNAQIEGDEIVYNDFADISVAVSAPTGLVVPVIRNAESLSVAAIEKTIGGFGKKAKEGKLTMEDMKGGTFTISNGGVFGSLLSSPIINPPQSAVLGLHRIEDRPVVRNGQIVIRPMMYLALSYDHRLIDGREAVTFLVAVKNAIEDPTRLLIDL, encoded by the coding sequence ATGGCAACCGAAGTCAAAGTCCCCACGCTGGGCGAATCCGTTACCGAAGCAACCGTCGGTCAGTGGCTCAAGAAGCCGGGTGAAGCGGTCAAGGCCGACGAGCCGATCGTCAGCCTGGAAACCGACAAGGTCGCGGTCGACGTGCCCTCGCCGGTCGCCGGTGTCATGGGGGATCTGGTCGCCAAGGAAGGCGACACGGTCGAGGTCGGCGCGCTGCTGGCCTATGTGAACGAAGGCGGTGCCGCTGCCGCCGCGCCGGCTGCTGCCGCTGCTCCCGCCGCCAAGGCGGAAGCCGCTGCACCCGCGCCGGCCGCTTCGGCCCCGGCTGCATCGGACGACGAAGAGGGCGGCAGCCTGACCCTGTCGCCGGCGGTCCGCCGCCTGGTGCTGGAGCATGGTCTTGACCCGAGCAAGATCAAGGGCACCGGCAAGGACGGCCGTCTGACCAAGGACGACGTCATGGCCGCCGTCGCTGCCGGCACTGCCAAGGCTGCTGCTGCGACCCCTGCTTCGGCGCCTGCCGCCGATGCGCCGGCCGCTGGCCCCAGCCGCAAGCAGGAACGCGTCAAGATGACCCGCCTGCGCCAGACCGTCGCCAAGCGTCTGAAGGAAGCGCAGAACAACGCTGCCCTGCTGACCACGTACAACGACGTCGACATGACCAACGTCATCGAGGCGCGCGCCAAGTACAAGGATCTGTTCGAGAAGAAGCATGGCGTCCGTCTGGGCTTCATGGGCTTCTTCACCAAGGCCGTCTGCATGGCGCTGAAGGACATTCCGGGCGTCAACGCGCAGATCGAAGGCGACGAGATCGTCTATAACGACTTCGCCGACATCTCGGTCGCCGTTTCGGCCCCGACCGGCCTGGTCGTTCCGGTCATCCGCAATGCGGAAAGCCTGAGCGTCGCTGCCATTGAAAAGACCATCGGCGGCTTCGGCAAGAAGGCCAAGGAAGGCAAGCTGACGATGGAAGATATGAAGGGCGGCACCTTCACCATCTCCAACGGCGGCGTGTTCGGTTCGCTGCTGTCCAGCCCGATCATCAACCCGCCCCAGTCGGCGGTTCTGGGCCTGCACCGCATCGAGGACCGCCCGGTCGTCCGTAACGGCCAGATCGTGATCCGCCCGATGATGTATCTGGCGCTCAGCTATGACCATCGCCTGATCGACGGTCGTGAAGCGGTGACCTTCCTTGTCGCGGTCAAGAACGCGATCGAGGATCCGACCCGTCTGCTGATCGACCTGTAA
- the lpdA gene encoding dihydrolipoyl dehydrogenase: protein MSDFDYDVLVIGAGPGGYVAAIRAAQLGLKTACAESRETLGGTCLNVGCIPSKALLHASELYDEAANGALAKLGVKIDKMSLDLPTMQGQRVDAIKGLTGGIEYLFKKNKVTWLKGLASFTGANTVEVNGEKVTAKNIVIATGSSVAPLPGVAVDNAGGKIVDSTGALELDKVPGHLVVVGGGVIGLELGSVWKRLGAKVTVVEYLDQILPGMDGEVRKEANKIFKKQGFEYKLGTKVTGAEVGKSGVTLTVEPAAGGDAEKIEADVVLVSIGRRPNTEGLGLDKIGLELNARGQIETDHEFGTKVPGVWAIGDVIPGPMLAHKAEDEGIAVAENIAGLTGIVNHDVIPSVVYTKPEIAGVGLTEEAAKERGAVKVGKFPMMANSRAKTNHEPDGFVKIIADAETDKVLGVWIIATVAGTMIAQAAQAMEFGASSEDIAYTCHAHPTHSEAIKEAAMAVTGKPIHM, encoded by the coding sequence ATGTCCGATTTCGATTATGACGTCCTGGTTATCGGTGCTGGCCCGGGTGGCTATGTCGCCGCGATCCGTGCTGCGCAGCTGGGCCTGAAGACCGCCTGTGCCGAAAGCCGCGAGACGCTGGGCGGCACCTGCCTCAACGTCGGCTGCATCCCGTCGAAGGCGCTGCTGCACGCCTCGGAACTTTATGACGAGGCCGCCAATGGCGCGCTCGCCAAGCTGGGCGTCAAGATCGACAAGATGAGCCTGGACCTGCCCACCATGCAGGGCCAGCGCGTCGATGCCATCAAGGGCCTGACCGGCGGCATCGAATATCTGTTCAAGAAGAACAAGGTGACCTGGCTCAAGGGCCTGGCCAGCTTCACCGGCGCCAACACCGTCGAAGTGAACGGCGAGAAGGTGACGGCGAAGAACATCGTCATCGCCACCGGTTCGTCGGTCGCCCCGCTGCCGGGCGTGGCCGTGGACAATGCGGGCGGCAAGATCGTCGATTCGACCGGCGCGCTGGAACTGGACAAGGTTCCGGGCCATCTGGTCGTCGTCGGCGGTGGCGTCATCGGTCTGGAACTGGGTTCGGTGTGGAAGCGCCTGGGCGCCAAGGTCACTGTCGTCGAATATCTCGACCAGATCCTGCCCGGCATGGATGGCGAAGTTCGCAAGGAAGCCAACAAGATCTTCAAGAAGCAGGGCTTCGAATATAAGCTCGGCACCAAGGTGACCGGCGCCGAAGTCGGCAAGTCGGGCGTGACCCTGACCGTCGAACCCGCCGCCGGTGGCGACGCCGAGAAGATCGAAGCCGATGTCGTTCTGGTATCGATCGGTCGTCGTCCCAACACCGAAGGCCTGGGCCTCGACAAGATCGGCCTGGAGCTGAACGCGCGCGGTCAGATCGAGACCGACCATGAGTTCGGCACCAAGGTTCCGGGCGTCTGGGCGATTGGTGACGTCATCCCCGGCCCGATGCTGGCGCACAAGGCCGAGGACGAAGGCATTGCCGTCGCCGAGAATATCGCGGGCCTGACCGGCATCGTGAATCATGACGTGATCCCCTCGGTGGTCTACACCAAGCCGGAAATCGCGGGCGTGGGCCTGACCGAGGAAGCCGCCAAGGAACGTGGCGCCGTCAAGGTCGGCAAGTTCCCGATGATGGCGAACAGCCGTGCCAAGACCAATCACGAGCCCGACGGCTTCGTGAAGATCATCGCCGACGCCGAAACCGATAAGGTGCTGGGCGTGTGGATCATCGCCACCGTCGCCGGCACGATGATCGCACAGGCCGCGCAGGCCATGGAATTCGGCGCATCGAGCGAAGACATCGCTTACACTTGCCATGCGCACCCGACGCACAGCGAAGCGATCAAGGAAGCGGCGATGGCCGTGACCGGTAAGCCGATCCACATGTGA
- a CDS encoding GGDEF domain-containing protein, protein MGENFAFFLPIMMASFGVAFLIVWGWGAREAGWWSGAFFSVATGFSVPVAFDFLPTDLWGIVADTAFATGFLLFSQALLTRWRPNWVLGLRIAIWAISILICSFAVMRDIVPLELVSSDFGCFLLISIPLIAGRGQLRGWPDRALYAAVTLVALDNLLRGSSVSFTLPGGVAFRDSQYAFLMQALACMFGLFLALSALAAAMQDVLTRYRHDAHVDPLSGLLNRRGFEEAVARHDASGSLIACDIDHFKRVNDAHGHGLGDRVIVALADALRALAPADAVIARFGGEEFILFLPGADPAMATGIADAIRLRFAEQAASRLGLPGPLTASFGLTSLHRADRSIHDAIARADSALYEAKEKGRNRVAIRPALAPAGDAQSSRAIA, encoded by the coding sequence GTGGGTGAGAATTTCGCCTTCTTCCTGCCCATCATGATGGCCAGCTTCGGCGTCGCCTTCCTCATCGTCTGGGGCTGGGGCGCGCGCGAAGCGGGCTGGTGGAGCGGTGCCTTCTTCAGCGTCGCCACGGGCTTTTCCGTGCCGGTCGCGTTCGACTTCCTGCCCACGGACCTGTGGGGCATCGTCGCCGACACCGCCTTTGCCACCGGATTCCTGCTGTTCAGCCAGGCGCTGCTGACGCGCTGGCGCCCCAATTGGGTGCTGGGGCTGCGCATCGCCATCTGGGCGATATCGATCCTGATCTGCAGCTTTGCAGTGATGCGGGACATCGTCCCGCTGGAACTGGTGTCGTCCGATTTCGGTTGCTTCCTGCTGATATCCATTCCGCTGATTGCGGGCCGCGGCCAGTTGCGCGGCTGGCCCGATCGCGCCCTCTATGCCGCCGTCACCCTGGTCGCGCTCGACAATCTGCTGCGCGGCAGCAGCGTGTCCTTCACCCTGCCCGGCGGCGTCGCGTTCCGCGACAGCCAATATGCCTTCCTGATGCAGGCGCTGGCCTGCATGTTCGGCCTGTTCCTGGCCCTATCGGCGCTCGCGGCAGCCATGCAGGACGTGCTCACCCGTTACCGCCATGATGCCCATGTCGATCCGCTGTCGGGCCTGCTCAATCGCCGCGGGTTCGAGGAGGCGGTGGCCCGCCATGATGCCAGCGGCAGCCTGATCGCCTGCGACATCGATCATTTCAAGCGGGTCAACGACGCCCATGGCCATGGGCTGGGCGACCGGGTGATCGTCGCGCTGGCCGATGCGCTGCGGGCGCTGGCCCCGGCCGATGCCGTCATCGCCCGCTTCGGCGGCGAGGAGTTCATCCTCTTCCTGCCCGGCGCAGACCCCGCCATGGCGACCGGCATTGCCGACGCGATCCGGCTGCGCTTTGCCGAACAGGCGGCAAGCCGGCTTGGCCTGCCCGGCCCGCTCACCGCCAGCTTCGGCCTCACCAGCCTGCATCGCGCCGACCGCTCGATCCATGACGCGATCGCCCGCGCCGACAGCGCGCTCTATGAAGCGAAGGAAAAGGGCCGCAATCGCGTCGCCATTCGGCCCGCGCTGGCGCCCGCCGGCGATGCTCAGTCGAGCCGCGCCATCGCCTGA
- a CDS encoding enoyl-CoA hydratase-related protein: MSLRLERDGTVARLLIDRADRRNAMTQAMWESLPHLVADAMADADIRVLILASATPGLFCAGADINEFAACSGNADWRAANQAAIRASQYALAHAEKPMIAAIDGDCVGGGCGLAIACDLRIAAPTARLGITPAKLGIVYSLFDTRLLVDLVGPARAKRILFTGALHDADAALAIGLVDEIAADPRAAADALAREIAANAQHSVRASKAMVRRILDGQADDDMVTLEMFRDAFTYPDFAEGVAAFREKRKPHF; encoded by the coding sequence ATGAGCTTGCGCCTGGAGCGGGACGGCACGGTCGCCCGGCTGCTGATCGACCGGGCCGATCGCCGCAATGCCATGACCCAGGCGATGTGGGAGTCTCTGCCGCATCTGGTCGCCGATGCCATGGCCGACGCGGATATCCGCGTGCTGATCCTCGCCTCGGCCACGCCCGGCCTGTTCTGCGCCGGCGCCGACATCAACGAATTTGCCGCCTGTTCGGGCAACGCTGACTGGCGCGCCGCCAACCAGGCCGCGATCCGCGCCAGCCAATATGCGCTGGCCCATGCCGAAAAGCCGATGATCGCGGCGATCGACGGCGATTGTGTCGGCGGCGGATGCGGGCTGGCGATCGCCTGCGACCTGCGCATCGCGGCGCCCACCGCGCGGCTGGGCATCACCCCGGCCAAGCTCGGCATCGTCTATTCGCTGTTCGACACCCGCCTGCTGGTCGATCTGGTCGGGCCGGCACGGGCCAAGCGCATCCTGTTCACCGGCGCGCTGCACGATGCCGATGCGGCGCTTGCCATCGGCCTGGTCGACGAGATCGCGGCCGATCCGCGGGCCGCTGCTGACGCACTGGCCCGCGAGATTGCCGCCAATGCCCAGCATAGCGTGCGCGCGTCCAAGGCGATGGTCCGCCGCATCCTCGACGGTCAGGCGGACGATGACATGGTGACGCTGGAAATGTTCCGCGATGCCTTCACCTATCCCGACTTTGCCGAAGGCGTCGCGGCGTTCCGCGAGAAGCGCAAGCCGCATTTCTGA
- a CDS encoding HAD family hydrolase has translation MARLSFDIVGFDLDGTLLDTSGDLAAAVNYAIGTIGRAPFPVDSIRPFVGKGAKVMLQRALDASGGYDEAILDQTLPILLDYYEQNLALHSLPYPGMMAMLDALAERGVKLAICTNKAERFTIPLLHQLGLFDRFASVVAGDTVGIAKPDPAPIHAMIERAGGGRAIFLGDTINDIAGARNAGIPSIAVSFGFLDGPVENLEADAVIHHFDELVPMLEAWPA, from the coding sequence ATGGCACGCTTATCCTTCGACATTGTCGGCTTCGACCTCGACGGCACCCTGCTCGACACCAGCGGCGATCTCGCTGCGGCGGTCAATTACGCGATCGGCACGATCGGCCGAGCCCCCTTCCCGGTCGATTCCATCCGGCCCTTCGTCGGCAAGGGCGCCAAGGTGATGCTGCAGCGCGCGCTCGACGCGTCGGGCGGCTATGACGAAGCGATCCTCGACCAGACACTGCCGATCCTGCTCGATTATTATGAACAGAATCTGGCGCTCCACTCCCTGCCCTATCCCGGCATGATGGCGATGCTGGATGCGCTGGCGGAGCGCGGCGTGAAGCTGGCAATCTGCACCAACAAGGCAGAACGCTTCACGATCCCCTTGCTGCACCAACTGGGCCTGTTCGACCGCTTCGCCTCGGTCGTCGCCGGTGACACGGTCGGCATTGCCAAGCCCGATCCGGCGCCGATCCATGCGATGATCGAGCGGGCCGGTGGCGGCCGCGCCATCTTCTTGGGCGACACGATCAACGACATTGCCGGCGCCCGCAATGCCGGCATTCCCAGCATCGCGGTCAGCTTCGGCTTCCTCGACGGCCCGGTCGAAAATCTGGAGGCCGATGCGGTGATCCACCATTTCGACGAGTTGGTGCCGATGCTGGAAGCCTGGCCGGCATGA
- the glmU gene encoding bifunctional UDP-N-acetylglucosamine diphosphorylase/glucosamine-1-phosphate N-acetyltransferase GlmU codes for MKSGTHKVLHPIAGRPMLLHLLASVADLLPERQVVVVGAGREQVEKAVEGSGVAIAVQEQQLGTGHAVAQAHDALAGFAGDVLILYGDVPLVSGATMKAMLDRLSRGDEPRAVVLGFRPEDAAAYGRIIADGQGIIEKMVEFKDASEAERAVTLCNSGLMAVRASDLFVLLDQIGNNNAAGEYYLPDIIMLPGANSAVIETEAWEVAGVNSRAELAGVEAVWQDRRRAEAMREGVTLVAPQTVFFAHDTVLGRDVTVEPNVVFGPGVTIADNVVIHAFSHLEGATVASGADIGPYARLRPGADIGPKAKVGNFVEIKKARLDEGAKVNHLSYIGDASVGAAANIGAGTITCNYDGFFKYKTQIGAGAFIGSNSALVAPATIGDGAIVAAGSVVTKPVPADALCLVRPQQESKPGWAAAFRTRMRERKAKA; via the coding sequence ATGAAGTCCGGCACGCACAAGGTGCTGCACCCGATCGCCGGGCGGCCGATGTTGCTGCACCTGCTTGCCAGCGTCGCGGACCTGCTGCCCGAGCGGCAGGTGGTCGTGGTCGGCGCCGGCCGCGAGCAGGTGGAAAAGGCGGTCGAGGGCAGCGGCGTCGCCATCGCCGTGCAGGAACAGCAGCTTGGCACCGGTCATGCCGTGGCGCAGGCGCATGATGCGCTGGCGGGCTTCGCGGGCGACGTGCTGATCCTCTATGGCGACGTGCCGCTGGTCAGCGGCGCGACCATGAAGGCGATGCTCGATCGGTTGAGCCGGGGCGACGAGCCGCGCGCGGTGGTGCTGGGCTTTCGCCCGGAGGACGCCGCTGCGTATGGCCGGATCATCGCCGATGGCCAGGGCATCATCGAGAAGATGGTCGAGTTTAAGGATGCGAGCGAGGCCGAGCGCGCCGTCACCTTGTGCAATAGCGGCCTGATGGCGGTGCGGGCGAGCGACCTTTTCGTGCTGCTGGACCAGATCGGCAACAACAATGCGGCCGGCGAATATTATCTGCCCGACATCATCATGCTGCCCGGTGCGAACAGCGCCGTGATCGAGACGGAAGCGTGGGAAGTGGCCGGCGTCAACAGCCGCGCCGAACTGGCCGGCGTCGAAGCCGTGTGGCAGGACCGCCGCCGGGCCGAGGCGATGCGCGAGGGCGTGACCCTGGTCGCGCCGCAGACCGTCTTCTTCGCGCACGACACGGTGCTGGGCCGCGACGTGACGGTCGAACCCAATGTCGTCTTCGGTCCGGGTGTCACCATCGCCGACAATGTCGTCATCCATGCCTTCTCGCATCTGGAAGGCGCGACCGTGGCCAGCGGCGCCGACATCGGCCCCTATGCCCGGCTGCGTCCGGGCGCTGACATCGGCCCCAAGGCGAAGGTCGGCAATTTCGTCGAGATCAAGAAGGCGCGGCTCGACGAAGGGGCAAAGGTCAATCACCTCTCCTATATCGGCGACGCCAGCGTCGGCGCGGCGGCCAATATCGGCGCGGGCACGATCACCTGCAATTATGACGGCTTCTTCAAGTATAAGACGCAGATCGGGGCGGGCGCCTTCATCGGCTCCAACAGCGCGCTGGTCGCGCCGGCGACGATCGGCGATGGCGCGATCGTCGCGGCGGGCAGTGTCGTGACCAAGCCGGTTCCGGCCGACGCGTTGTGTCTCGTCCGTCCGCAGCAGGAAAGCAAGCCGGGCTGGGCGGCGGCGTTCCGCACCCGCATGCGCGAGCGGAAGGCGAAGGCTTGA
- a CDS encoding metallophosphoesterase, whose translation MSFIRRRPFLSALLLLLLIAVAGPLWLLMNARAMPAVRRADVVLPFPAGASQQPIRVALLTDTHLSGPDNSPARMARIVARINGLKPDLILLGGDYIGDNKWGATYDARRAIAPFAGLRAPMGVVAVLGNHDSRSRKNRVALSADDWQRAFADLGITLVQDGAVRRGPLAIGGLKDIYTRKPDIPDTLKAMQDIGGAPVILSHGPDVFPLLPDAPSLTLVGHTHCGQVVLPFAGIVYVPSRYGTRYACGRYQDGRKAMIVSGGVGTSGLPFRMLAPPDIWLITIRPR comes from the coding sequence TTGAGCTTCATCCGGCGCCGGCCGTTTCTGTCCGCTCTGCTGCTCCTGTTGCTGATCGCGGTGGCAGGGCCGCTCTGGCTGCTGATGAACGCGCGCGCGATGCCGGCCGTGCGGCGCGCCGATGTCGTGCTGCCTTTCCCGGCGGGCGCGTCTCAGCAGCCGATCAGGGTCGCGCTGCTGACCGACACCCATCTGTCCGGGCCGGACAACAGCCCGGCGCGGATGGCGCGGATCGTGGCCCGGATCAACGGCCTCAAGCCCGACCTGATCCTGCTGGGCGGCGACTATATCGGCGACAATAAATGGGGCGCGACCTATGATGCGCGCCGCGCGATCGCCCCCTTTGCCGGGCTGCGCGCGCCGATGGGCGTGGTCGCGGTGCTGGGCAATCATGACAGTCGCAGCAGGAAGAACCGGGTGGCGCTGAGCGCCGATGACTGGCAGCGCGCCTTTGCCGATCTGGGCATCACCCTAGTACAGGATGGCGCGGTGCGGCGCGGGCCGCTGGCGATCGGCGGGTTGAAGGACATCTATACCCGCAAGCCCGACATACCCGATACGTTGAAAGCGATGCAGGACATTGGCGGCGCGCCGGTCATCCTGTCGCATGGACCCGATGTCTTCCCGCTGCTGCCCGATGCGCCGTCGCTGACCCTGGTCGGCCATACCCATTGCGGTCAGGTGGTACTGCCCTTTGCCGGGATCGTCTATGTGCCCTCCCGCTATGGCACCCGCTATGCCTGCGGCCGCTATCAGGATGGCAGGAAGGCGATGATCGTGTCCGGAGGCGTGGGCACCAGCGGCCTGCCCTTCCGCATGCTGGCGCCGCCCGACATCTGGCTGATCACCATCCGGCCACGATGA
- the glmS gene encoding glutamine--fructose-6-phosphate transaminase (isomerizing) has translation MCGIIGIIGKDQVAERLVDGLKRLEYRGYDSAGVATVHDGRIDRRRAEGKLNNLVKELGQSPLAGTTGIAHTRWATHGAPTTSNAHPHATGEVALVHNGIIENFKPLRDELIARGRTFDSQTDTEVVAHLVSELVEQGVAPKEAVAQVLPRLHGAFALAILFKSHPDMLIGARLGSPLVVGYGDGETFLGSDALALAPLTQRIAYLDEGDWVVITKDGAEIFDKDNNPVERPVTISGVSGAMIDKGNHRHFMQKEIYEQPVVVAQTLKAYLQRMDDRVSLPIPDFDLSTIRRVTIVACGTSFYAGMVARYWFEQFARVPVDLDFASEFRYREPVMEEGGLALFISQSGETADTLAALRYARAQGQKIAVVVNVPTSSMAREADLLLPTHAGPEIGVASTKAFTCQLAVLAAFAANLARAKGKLSAKDEKEIVRHLAEAPAAINGALAYDEAIEAMAHHIVPARDVLYLGRGTDYPLALEGALKLKEISYIHAEGYAAGEMKHGPIALIDELVPVICIAPSGPLFEKTVSNMQEVQARGGKVVLISDYDGVQAAGEGCLATITMPKVHPLIAPMVYAVPVQLLAYHVAVLKGTDVDQPRNLAKSVTVE, from the coding sequence ATGTGCGGTATCATCGGAATTATTGGTAAGGATCAGGTCGCGGAACGACTGGTCGATGGCCTCAAGCGGCTGGAATATCGCGGCTATGACAGTGCCGGCGTCGCGACCGTGCATGACGGCCGGATCGATCGCCGCCGGGCCGAGGGCAAGCTCAACAATCTGGTCAAGGAACTTGGCCAGTCGCCGCTGGCCGGCACCACCGGCATCGCCCATACCCGCTGGGCCACCCATGGCGCGCCGACCACCAGCAATGCGCACCCGCATGCGACCGGCGAAGTGGCGCTGGTCCACAATGGCATCATCGAGAATTTCAAGCCGCTGCGCGACGAACTGATTGCCCGCGGCCGCACCTTCGACAGCCAGACCGACACCGAAGTGGTCGCCCATCTGGTCAGCGAACTGGTGGAGCAGGGCGTGGCGCCGAAGGAGGCCGTGGCCCAGGTGCTGCCGCGCCTGCACGGTGCCTTCGCACTCGCCATCCTGTTCAAGAGCCATCCCGACATGCTGATAGGCGCACGCCTCGGCTCGCCGCTGGTCGTAGGCTATGGCGATGGCGAGACCTTCCTCGGCTCCGACGCGCTGGCGCTCGCCCCGCTGACCCAGCGCATCGCCTATCTGGACGAGGGCGACTGGGTCGTCATCACCAAGGATGGCGCCGAGATTTTCGACAAGGACAATAACCCGGTCGAACGCCCGGTCACCATTTCCGGCGTGTCCGGCGCGATGATCGACAAGGGCAATCACCGCCACTTCATGCAGAAGGAAATCTATGAGCAGCCGGTCGTCGTGGCCCAGACGCTCAAGGCCTATCTGCAGCGGATGGATGATCGCGTGTCGCTGCCGATCCCCGATTTCGACCTGTCGACCATCCGCCGCGTCACCATCGTCGCCTGCGGCACCAGCTTCTATGCCGGCATGGTCGCGCGCTACTGGTTCGAACAATTCGCCCGCGTGCCGGTCGATTTGGATTTCGCCTCCGAGTTCCGCTATCGCGAGCCGGTGATGGAGGAGGGCGGCTTGGCCCTGTTCATCAGCCAGTCGGGCGAAACCGCCGACACGCTCGCCGCGCTGCGCTATGCCCGCGCCCAGGGGCAGAAGATCGCCGTCGTCGTCAATGTGCCGACCAGCTCGATGGCGCGCGAGGCCGACCTGCTGCTGCCGACCCATGCCGGCCCGGAAATCGGCGTCGCCTCCACCAAGGCCTTCACCTGCCAGCTTGCCGTGCTCGCTGCCTTCGCCGCCAATCTGGCGCGGGCCAAGGGCAAGCTCAGCGCCAAGGATGAGAAGGAAATTGTCCGTCACCTCGCCGAAGCGCCCGCCGCGATCAACGGTGCGCTCGCCTATGACGAGGCGATCGAGGCGATGGCCCATCATATCGTGCCGGCGCGCGATGTCCTGTATCTCGGCCGCGGCACCGACTATCCGCTGGCGCTGGAAGGGGCGCTCAAGCTCAAGGAAATCAGCTATATCCATGCCGAAGGCTATGCCGCCGGCGAGATGAAGCATGGCCCGATCGCGCTGATCGACGAACTGGTGCCGGTGATCTGCATCGCGCCCAGCGGCCCCCTGTTCGAAAAGACCGTCAGCAACATGCAGGAGGTGCAGGCGCGCGGCGGCAAGGTGGTGCTGATTTCCGACTATGACGGGGTGCAGGCGGCGGGCGAGGGGTGCCTCGCGACCATCACCATGCCCAAGGTCCACCCGCTGATCGCGCCGATGGTCTATGCCGTGCCGGTGCAACTGCTCGCCTATCATGTCGCCGTGCTCAAGGGCACCGACGTCGATCAGCCGCGCAACCTGGCGAAGAGCGTCACGGTCGAGTGA